The genomic segment TCGTCGGACGGATTCTTTTTTCGAGTCTGCCGAACATTCAACCGGCCACGGCACTCGTTCTATTACTTGCCGTCTACGTCAGTCCGGTCGTCGGTGCAGTCGCGGGTTTGTTGGTCGTCGTCCTGTCGAGTTTATTCTTAGGGAGCGGACCGTTCGTTTTATTTCAAGCGCTTGCTTACATGGCTATCAGTCTCGTCGGACTCGTATCGCTATTGAAATCGAAATGGCTGTTAGCCTGTTACGGGCTTCTCGCCGGATTTTTGTATGGCTGGATCAGCAACCTCGGTTTTTTAATCTTTACAGCATTCTCACAAGAAGCTTTTTTGACACTCATCGTCACAGGCGGAGTGTTTGATTTAGTACATGGAATCGGAAATGCCTGTTTTATTTTATTACTTCATCCGACTTTTTTACGGATTTTGCACTCAATCGACCAAAAGGCGGGTAAAGAACATTAACCTGATTCGATTGGAGTGAAAAAAGATGCTTAGTTCATCCGTGTCACTACCATATGTCGTCTTGTTGTTACTTATGTCGAGTTGTTGTTTACTGTTTGGCAGTATTCTGTTGTTAAAACACACTGTTCGTGGACGTTATGCGGGCTTTTATTTACTAGCTGCAGCAATTTTTCCGGCAGCGATGCTCATCACGTCTGCTGAAGGGGCATTGATGTCACAGCTTTACTTTGAAGCGGGTCTCTTTTTAGGATGTGTTGCGTGGCTACTCGTATTAGCGACGGGGTACATGCTCATGATGACGAGTGCCGTCACATTTCGTTATCTGTATCGCTATACTTCGTTACCAGCGACGCTCCGGACACGATTCGCGAGTCGGTTCGAGCGAAAAAAACAAATACACTAAACCTTTTAGAAAAGTCTCCTTATATAAAACAAGTCCCGCTAGCCGAGCTAGCGGGACTTGTTTTAGGGAAGCATCGATTAATTGGAGTACGCGAGATCTTCTTCCGTTGTGTCTTGTTCTTGACGAGCGGGATCCTGGATGCGACCTGTTAATTCTGTCAAGAGACGGCGAGGTAAGAATTTAGCCAGTGAGACCATTGCCCGATTGCTCGCACCTGGAACGATGACACGTTTCCCTTTCAGCGTACCGCGGTAACCCGCGAAGGCGACGAGGTGTGACGGCATGCTTTGGAAAGGCAAAGTGATGTTCGCCCGATTAAAGAAGTTCGTATCCGTTGGTCCCGGACAGAGGCATGAGACTGTGACACCTGAACCATCAAGTTCAGAAGCGAGTGCTTCAGAGAAGGACAGAACGTAGGCTTTTGTTGCGTAATAGACGCTCATGTATGGACCCGGCATGAAGGCAGCGACGGAAGCGACGTTCAAGATACGTCCGAAGCCACGATCGACCATGCCTGGTAACAAACGTTTCGTCAGTTCTGTTAAGGCGACGACATTCACATGAATCGAGTCGATGTCTTCCGATGGATCGATTTCTGCGAAACGGCCGGATGTCGCAAAACCAGCGTTGTTGAATAACAAATCAACAGTCAATTCTTGTTCGTCGAGGTACGTCAGAACACGTGAGACGCTGTCCGCCTGTGATAAATCGGCTGCGAACGTATAGGCTTTGATTTGATAACGTTTTTCAAGAACATTTTTAAGTTCCGTCAATTTTTTTTCGTTTCGGGCGATCAAGACACAATCAAACCCGTCGCGCGCCGCGAGCACGGCAAGATCAAGTCCGATTCCGCCAGAAGCCCCTGTAATTAAAGCAGTTTTTCGTAACATAACAAAATCCTCCATTCACATAATTGAATCATTTTCTAATTGTACCATTCCCTATTGTTCCCTTGAATCCTGCCACGTAAGCATTTACTTTCGAAACGCGGGGCAGAACCGTTATGATAAGAAAGAGAGAGGAAGTGCGAAGGAATGAGAAAAAATGTCACGATTGCGCTATTATTAGCAACGTTTTTAGCCGCGATCGAAGGAACGATCGTCGCGACGGCAACGCCCGTCATGGCGAGTGAATTAAATGGAGCGAAGCTCGTCAGTTGGATTTTTGCAGGGTTTCTTTTATTTATGGCGGTTTCGACACCGATTTACGGGAAGATGGCCGATTTATATGGGCGCAAACGCGTCTTGTTATTTGGAATCGGGGTCTTTACGGTCGCTTCGTTAGCATGTGGACTCGCCCAGTCGATGGAAACCTTAATCATTTTCCGTGCGGTCCAAGGAATCGGGGCAGGCGCGGTTCTCCCGATTGCGATGACAATCATCGGCGATTTGTATACATATGAAGAGCGCGGAAAAATTCAAGGAATCTTGAGTGCTGTTTGGGGGATATCCGGTGTTGCCGGACCACTCCTCGGAGGATTTTTAGTTGAATCGTTATCTTGGCGGTATATTTTCCTGTTGAACGTTCCGTTTGCGCTCGTGTCGTTCATCATGATCGTCGTCTTCTATAAGGAAACTGTCAAGGCGACGTCGCGGAAAATTGATTACCGGGGAGCACTACTATTTGCAGTTGGTATGAGTGCCTTACTATATGGTCTGTTATCAGGAAGTGAAGCGGAACAGTTTTTACGTCCGACAGTCATCGGTAGTTTTTTGATCAGTGCGGTGCTGTTGTTTCTCTTTTATCGGGCCGAGAAAAAGGCGAGTGATCCACTCCTGCCGCCGGCTGTCATCAAACATCCTGTCATTGTCGTGATTAACCTGGCAGTGTTCTTCTCCGCCTGGGTGCTCGTCTCGATGTCAGCCTACATCCCGATTTTTGCACAAGGCGTCCTCGGAAAAAGTCCGACCGAAGCCGGCTTCATGTTGATGCCGCTCTCGTTATTTTGGACGATTACGGCAATCATCGGTGGGCGGACGATTGGGACGGCGTCACCGCGTTATCGAACGATGTCCGGGATGGGGTTACTCGTCGTCGGGATGCTGATTTTAGTCTTCATCTCACGTGAGACGAGTGATGTGTTCCTCTATCTTGCGGTTTCCTTGATTGGAATCGGGTTCGGTTTATCGCAACCGGTCTTCATCGTTGTCTTGCAAACGTCAGTCGGTCGCTCGCTCCGTGGTTCAGCGACGGCCGTCAACTCCTTTTTGAGTACGACGGGACAAACGCTTGGTGTCGCCATCTTCGGGACGATTTTTAATCTATCGATCATTCAAGCGTTTAACGATTCGAAAATATTATCCGGTTATTCAATTGATCCGTTTTTCCAAGCGACGACGGCGAACCGGTACGGGAATGCCGTCCATACGGCGGCGGAACTGGCCTTAGCAGACGGGTTACGGCTCGTCTTCATCGGCGGTGTCTTATGTGCGCTCGTCGCGTTCGCGATGACGTTCCGCTTACCAAAAGTTCGTCCGGACGATAAACCAAACTAAAAAAACCGCTGAACGTCCGACTCGCAGGTGAGAGGAGGACGTTCAGCGGTTTGCTTATTCAGTAACAGAAGTCGCCGTTTCACGTGCGACGAGTTGCGCCCGGATGTCTTTTTCATTCCGGCGTAAGAACAGACCGATGCCGACAAGGAGTAGTGCGGCACCCGTGATTTGAATCCAAGTCAGCGATTCCTGGAATAAGAAGTACCCGAAAATCATCCCCCAGACCGCTTCACCGAGAATCGTGATGCTGACGATGCTCGCACTGACACGGGACAGCGCCCAGTTGAACAAATTATGCCCGAGTAACGTCGGGAAGATGGCGAGCAACACATAAATCAACCAATCTGTTTGAAAAGCCGAAACCAAGTCGACGGACTGAATCAACGAGAACAGCAGCAAGACGACGGACGCGACGGC from the Exiguobacterium oxidotolerans JCM 12280 genome contains:
- a CDS encoding ECF transporter S component, whose product is MGLILLACLFILILFIRFERRPLSEAMLRFIALVTAAAIVGRILFSSLPNIQPATALVLLLAVYVSPVVGAVAGLLVVVLSSLFLGSGPFVLFQALAYMAISLVGLVSLLKSKWLLACYGLLAGFLYGWISNLGFLIFTAFSQEAFLTLIVTGGVFDLVHGIGNACFILLLHPTFLRILHSIDQKAGKEH
- a CDS encoding SDR family NAD(P)-dependent oxidoreductase produces the protein MLRKTALITGASGGIGLDLAVLAARDGFDCVLIARNEKKLTELKNVLEKRYQIKAYTFAADLSQADSVSRVLTYLDEQELTVDLLFNNAGFATSGRFAEIDPSEDIDSIHVNVVALTELTKRLLPGMVDRGFGRILNVASVAAFMPGPYMSVYYATKAYVLSFSEALASELDGSGVTVSCLCPGPTDTNFFNRANITLPFQSMPSHLVAFAGYRGTLKGKRVIVPGASNRAMVSLAKFLPRRLLTELTGRIQDPARQEQDTTEEDLAYSN
- a CDS encoding MDR family MFS transporter, which translates into the protein MRKNVTIALLLATFLAAIEGTIVATATPVMASELNGAKLVSWIFAGFLLFMAVSTPIYGKMADLYGRKRVLLFGIGVFTVASLACGLAQSMETLIIFRAVQGIGAGAVLPIAMTIIGDLYTYEERGKIQGILSAVWGISGVAGPLLGGFLVESLSWRYIFLLNVPFALVSFIMIVVFYKETVKATSRKIDYRGALLFAVGMSALLYGLLSGSEAEQFLRPTVIGSFLISAVLLFLFYRAEKKASDPLLPPAVIKHPVIVVINLAVFFSAWVLVSMSAYIPIFAQGVLGKSPTEAGFMLMPLSLFWTITAIIGGRTIGTASPRYRTMSGMGLLVVGMLILVFISRETSDVFLYLAVSLIGIGFGLSQPVFIVVLQTSVGRSLRGSATAVNSFLSTTGQTLGVAIFGTIFNLSIIQAFNDSKILSGYSIDPFFQATTANRYGNAVHTAAELALADGLRLVFIGGVLCALVAFAMTFRLPKVRPDDKPN